In Strigops habroptila isolate Jane chromosome 4, bStrHab1.2.pri, whole genome shotgun sequence, a single genomic region encodes these proteins:
- the LOC115606983 gene encoding olfactory receptor 1038, whose amino-acid sequence MVEGNYTSSSEFILLGFTNREDLRVMCFVLFLAIYVATLVGNLGVIALIRMDSCLHTPMYFFLSHLSLLDVCYSSTIIPQALMNVLVEKKVISFVRCATQLFSFATCATTECYMLAAMAYDRYMAICKPLLYSVVMSQRLFIGMLAGAYLAGVISSTIHTVSIFRLPFCRSKTINHFFCDGPPLLALSCSDTHAIEVMVSAVVGFNVLSTTVFILVSYLSVLFTVMRMRSVAGRRKAFSTCASHFVSITLYYGSSLFMYMRPGSRQSSEHDEVISMLYSVVVPMLNPLIYSLRNADMKNAMRKAKNRVLSSLSIRGS is encoded by the coding sequence ATGGTTGAAGGTAATTACACATCCTCATCCGAGTTTATTCTCCTGGGTTTCACAAACCGAGAAGACCTGCGGGTGATGTGCTTTGTCTTATTCCTTGCCATCTATGTGGCCACCCTCGTAGGAAATCTGGGAGTCATTGCATTGATCAGAATGGATTCGTGCCTACACACCCCTATGTACTTCTTCCTAAGCCACTTGTCTCTCCTGGATGTCTGCTACTCCTCTACCATCATCCCTCAAGCCTTGATGAATGTTCTAGTGGAGAAGAAGGTGATTTCCTTCGTTAGGTGTGCCACTCAGCTCTTCTCCTTCGCAACCTGTGCCACCACGGAATGCTACATGCTGGCTGCTATGGCTTATGATCGCTACATGGCCATTTGTAAACCCCTGCTCTACTCCGTGGTCATGTCCCAGAGGCTTTTCATTGGGATGTTGGCTGGTGCCTACTTAGCTGGGGTGATCAGCTCCACCATACACACGGTTTCCATATTTCGTCTCCCGTTCTGTCGGTCCAAGACGATCAATCACTTCTTCTGTGATGGACCACCACTGCTAGCCCTCTCCTGCTCTGACACCCATGCCATCGAGGTGATGGTATCTGCTGTGGTGGGGTTCAATGTACTGAGCACCACAGTCTTCATCCTGGTCTCTTACTTGTCGGTCCTCTTCACTGTCATGCGGATGCGCTCCGTGGCTGGTCGGCGTAAAGCCTTCTCCACTTGTGCCTCTCACTTTGTCTCCATCACTTTGTACTATGGCAGCTCCCTCTTCATGTACATGCGCCCTGGCTCCAGACAGTCCTCAGAGCATGATGAGGTGATATCCATGCTGTACTCTGTGGTTGTCCCCATGCTGAACCCACTCATCTACAGCCTAAGAAACGCGGATATGAAGAATGCcatgaggaaagcaaaaaatagaGTCCTCTCCTCTTTGTCCATCCGTGGTTCCTAG
- the LOC115607742 gene encoding olfactory receptor 8I2-like codes for MTDGGNLTVLSSFILLGFSSAPQLQTTICTIFLSLYVLMVLGNLMMILLINTDPQLHIPMYFFLTHLSFMDFCLSSAIIPKALETFLLGRSHISFWGCFAQMYIFLALVVCECFLLGVMAYDRYTAVCKPLLYTTTMSRVRCYGMMVLVYTIGFLTSLVHIVLVGRLSFCQARSIDHFFCELPTLLQLSCSDTHRNKVMLVYSAGFNIMGSVLMILVSYTYILHTVLQIPLARKRLKVFSTCASHLAAITIFYVPGILTYVQPHEASSWHQAKLVSVCYSILTPTLNPLIYSLRNEEVKGALRRLWERKLVPYLSRF; via the coding sequence ATGACGGATGGAGGAAACCTCACTGTTCTGTCCAGCTTCATCCTCTTGGGCTTCTCTAGTGCCCCACAGCTACAAACCACCATCTGCACAATCTTTTTATCCCTGTATGTCTTAATGGTGCTGGGGAACCTGATGATGATCCTGCTGATCAACACCGACCCCCAGCTCCACAtccccatgtacttcttcctgaCTCACTTATCTTTCATGGAtttttgcctttcctctgcTATCATCCCAAAAGCTCTGGAGACTTTCCTGCTGGGGAGAAGCCACATCTCCTTTTGGGGTTGCTTTGCCCAGATGTATATTTTCCTGGCTCTGGTTGTCTGTGAGTGCTTCCTCCTGGGGGTGATGGCTTACGACCGATACACGGCTGTGTGCAAGCCCCTGCTCTACACCACCACCATGTCCAGGGTGCGTTGCTATGGCATGATGGTGCTGGTGTACACCATCGGGTTCCTCACCTCCCTGGTGCACATAGTGCTGGTGGGGAGGTTGTCCTTCTGCCAGGCCAGGAGCATCGACCACTTCTTCTGCGAGCTGCCcaccctcctgcagctctcctgctcagaCACCCACAGAAACAAGGTCATGTTGGTGTACAGCGCTGGGTTTAACATCATGGGCTCTGTGCTGATGATCCTGGTGTCCTACACCTACATCCTCCACACTGTCCTGCAGATCCCTTTGGCCAGGAAGAGGCTGAAGGTCTTCTCTACCTGCGCCTCCCACTTGGCTGCCATCACCATCTTCTATGTACCCGGGATCCTCACCTATGTCCAGCCTCATGAGGCATCCTCATGGCATCAGGCGAAGCTGGTGTCGGTGTGCTACTCCATCCTGACCCCCACCCTCAATCCcctcatctacagcctgaggaacgAGGAGGTGAAGGGGGCCCTCAGGAGGCTGTGGGAGAGAAAGCTGGTGCCGTATCTATCCAGGTTTTAA